The following coding sequences lie in one Halorussus halophilus genomic window:
- a CDS encoding Acg family FMN-binding oxidoreductase: MGESAPIADGGRRPATDGGESSDTEREASVDADGGVDTTTENERERMGDSQRGRETVGGRPAGRGDQPATKPGDAPSTKRGDVPSTRPPWRRQVASRWSWRRKVGTTEAWNVSEAAFPRDGTMAEKARHLLRYAVLAPSSHNSQPWLFLVDGDEIRLFADHDRWLTVADPNKREMYLSLGAALENLLLAAEHFGLGHLVEYLPGSDSRHAATVVLQDNENNERSRHRAPRLFDAILRRRTNRGRYQERPIPRRSLRAFRDVCVEDGLAVQFVTRAPTKQSVAELVGRADRRQFADRAYRRELGRWIGRGAFGDSWPEAKIGRLLMTYLNVGPRQARKDAELVRNTPVLAALRTKRNGLREQLQAGQAFERVSLLATLLGVQTHPTSAPLEVPSLRRELQTQLDGPDWTVQHLFRLGYARSVATPSPRRSVESVLLD; the protein is encoded by the coding sequence ATGGGGGAGAGCGCACCGATTGCAGACGGAGGACGGCGACCCGCTACAGACGGCGGAGAGAGTTCAGACACTGAGCGCGAGGCCAGTGTAGACGCGGACGGCGGAGTCGATACGACGACCGAGAACGAGCGCGAGCGAATGGGTGACTCCCAGCGCGGACGCGAAACCGTCGGTGGCCGCCCTGCTGGCCGAGGTGACCAACCGGCGACGAAACCTGGCGACGCTCCGTCAACGAAACGAGGCGACGTACCGTCAACGAGACCGCCGTGGCGCAGACAGGTGGCCTCGCGTTGGTCGTGGCGGCGGAAGGTCGGGACCACCGAGGCGTGGAACGTCTCGGAAGCGGCGTTTCCGCGAGACGGGACGATGGCCGAGAAGGCCCGACACCTACTTCGGTACGCGGTTCTCGCACCGTCGAGTCACAACTCCCAACCGTGGCTGTTCTTGGTTGACGGCGACGAGATTCGATTGTTCGCCGACCACGACCGCTGGTTGACGGTCGCGGACCCGAACAAGCGCGAGATGTACCTGAGTCTCGGTGCAGCACTGGAAAACCTGCTCCTGGCGGCCGAACACTTCGGACTGGGCCATCTCGTAGAGTACCTTCCCGGGAGCGACAGTCGCCACGCGGCGACGGTGGTGTTGCAGGACAACGAGAACAACGAGCGGTCCCGCCACCGCGCCCCGCGACTGTTCGACGCGATTCTGCGACGCCGAACGAACCGCGGCCGGTACCAAGAGCGACCGATTCCACGCCGGAGCCTCCGCGCGTTTCGAGACGTCTGCGTCGAGGACGGCCTCGCAGTTCAGTTCGTCACCAGAGCGCCGACGAAGCAGTCGGTTGCCGAGTTGGTGGGTCGTGCCGACCGACGACAGTTCGCCGACAGAGCGTACCGGCGAGAACTGGGTCGCTGGATCGGCCGCGGCGCGTTCGGCGACTCGTGGCCCGAGGCGAAGATCGGTCGGTTGCTGATGACGTACTTGAACGTCGGCCCGCGACAGGCCCGCAAGGACGCCGAACTGGTTCGAAACACCCCCGTGCTGGCGGCGCTGCGGACGAAGCGGAACGGCCTGCGCGAGCAGTTGCAGGCGGGGCAAGCGTTCGAGCGCGTGTCGTTGTTGGCGACGCTGCTCGGCGTGCAGACTCACCCGACGAGCGCACCGTTGGAAGTTCCGAGCCTGCGACGCGAGTTGCAGACACAACTCGATGGACCGGACTGGACGGTACAGCACCTCTTTCGGCTTGGATACGCACGGAGCGTAGCTACGCCGTCGCCGCGCCGTTCCGTGGAGTCGGTGTTGTTGGATTGA
- a CDS encoding S1C family serine protease, whose product MTEETSDIRSERETGDSNVNSDGDDARSYERLYELVSPSVVSIYVRVETADGNGPTPSGAGSGFVYDAAGHVVTNQHVVAPVGRLVQSETWDRKSKASEGGEVGQQVEVRFSEGEWRTAAVVGTDPYTDLAVVRVDDLPSSADPLTVATSNPTPGQRVAALGNPMGLDGTITAGIVSGTNRSTPTGAGFTLPDAIQTDAAINPGNSGGPLVTMESEVVGVNRAKQGENIGFAISPEIVHRVVPELIENGSYSHSYLNVRTLDVSPTVAEANGLDEPTGVLVVDVRLGPASGGVKGCRGTRRVRGRQIPVGGDVIVGVDGRTVRSHEELTRYLLVETQPAETVTVELIRDGERLTEPVTLGERPRPSAGTGRRIEIR is encoded by the coding sequence ATGACCGAGGAGACTAGCGACATCAGAAGCGAAAGAGAGACCGGAGATAGCAACGTCAACAGCGACGGAGACGACGCCCGTTCCTACGAGCGACTCTACGAATTAGTGAGTCCGTCCGTCGTCTCGATTTACGTGCGCGTCGAGACAGCCGATGGGAACGGCCCGACGCCGTCGGGAGCAGGTTCGGGGTTCGTCTACGACGCGGCGGGCCACGTCGTGACGAACCAGCACGTCGTCGCGCCCGTTGGGCGACTGGTACAGAGCGAGACGTGGGACAGGAAAAGCAAGGCGAGCGAGGGCGGCGAAGTCGGCCAGCAGGTCGAAGTACGATTCAGCGAGGGAGAGTGGCGAACTGCGGCCGTCGTCGGGACGGACCCCTACACAGACCTCGCGGTGGTGCGAGTCGATGACCTGCCGAGCAGTGCCGACCCGCTGACAGTCGCCACGTCGAACCCGACGCCGGGCCAACGCGTCGCGGCACTCGGGAATCCGATGGGGTTGGACGGGACGATTACGGCGGGCATCGTTAGCGGGACGAACCGGTCAACGCCGACCGGAGCCGGATTTACGCTCCCCGATGCGATACAGACAGACGCAGCCATCAATCCGGGAAACAGCGGTGGGCCGCTCGTGACCATGGAGAGCGAAGTCGTCGGCGTCAATCGCGCCAAGCAAGGCGAGAACATCGGGTTCGCCATCTCCCCGGAAATCGTCCATCGCGTGGTTCCGGAACTCATCGAGAACGGGTCGTACAGCCACTCGTATCTCAACGTTCGGACTCTCGACGTGTCACCGACCGTCGCCGAGGCGAACGGACTAGACGAACCAACGGGCGTTCTCGTCGTCGACGTTCGCCTCGGTCCCGCGAGCGGCGGAGTGAAAGGCTGTCGTGGGACGCGGCGCGTCCGCGGGCGACAGATTCCCGTGGGCGGCGACGTCATCGTCGGCGTCGATGGCCGAACTGTCCGCTCGCACGAAGAGTTGACGCGGTACCTTCTCGTCGAGACCCAACCAGCAGAGACGGTGACGGTGGAGTTGATTCGGGACGGCGAGCGACTGACCGAACCCGTCACCCTCGGCGAACGGCCGCGGCCGAGCGCTGGGACCGGCCGACGCATCGAGATACGTTGA
- a CDS encoding orc1/cdc6 family replication initiation protein, whose protein sequence is MSSFSFDRDNSLYKNRDALLEEYTPNNLVGRDDELEEYHAALQPIINGEAPSNIFLYGKSGVGKTAATRFLLKRLQEDAAKYDDISLDLIEINCDGLNSSYQVAVRLVNTLRDPSEQISNTGYPQAQVYSFLWKELDQLGGTIIVVLDEVDHINDNSILYQIPRARSNGYLEDAKIGLIGISNDLSFRDSLSAKVRSSLCEKEVSFPPYDANELQKVLSQREQVAFHEGALAEDVIPLCAAYGAQDAGDARQALDLLLEAGDLARKEAVEQVTDHHVQEAREKLERDRIMEGVADLTEHARLILYALTSLEAEETTPARSRDIRPRYEQLCNHVGTEPLTSRRMRDHLADLAMLGVISSTEKNEGMSGGKYREHALKQDLQLVVSALEETIEFAGVHESIRPYYQSTFEDVED, encoded by the coding sequence ATGTCATCATTCAGCTTTGATCGGGACAACTCACTCTACAAGAACCGGGACGCCTTGTTGGAGGAGTACACCCCGAACAACCTCGTTGGTCGGGACGACGAACTCGAAGAGTACCACGCCGCACTCCAACCCATCATCAACGGCGAAGCACCGTCGAACATCTTCCTCTACGGCAAGAGCGGCGTCGGAAAGACCGCGGCCACCAGATTCCTGCTCAAACGGCTCCAAGAAGACGCGGCGAAGTACGACGACATCTCGCTCGACCTCATCGAAATCAACTGCGACGGTCTCAATTCGAGTTACCAAGTAGCTGTACGACTCGTCAACACGCTCCGAGACCCGTCCGAACAAATCAGCAACACCGGCTATCCGCAAGCCCAAGTCTATAGCTTTCTCTGGAAGGAACTCGACCAACTCGGCGGCACTATCATCGTCGTCCTCGACGAAGTAGACCACATCAACGACAACTCTATCCTCTACCAGATTCCGCGCGCACGGAGCAACGGTTATCTCGAAGACGCGAAAATCGGTCTCATCGGCATCAGTAACGACCTCTCGTTCCGCGATTCGCTCTCGGCGAAAGTTCGCTCGTCGCTCTGCGAGAAAGAAGTGTCTTTCCCGCCGTACGACGCGAACGAACTCCAGAAGGTTCTCAGCCAACGCGAACAGGTCGCGTTCCACGAGGGGGCGCTCGCGGAGGACGTCATCCCGCTCTGTGCCGCCTACGGCGCGCAGGACGCCGGTGACGCCCGACAAGCACTCGACCTACTGCTCGAAGCGGGCGACCTCGCAAGAAAAGAGGCCGTCGAGCAAGTTACCGACCATCACGTCCAAGAGGCGCGAGAGAAACTCGAACGCGACCGAATCATGGAGGGGGTTGCCGACTTGACCGAACACGCCCGACTCATCCTCTACGCGTTGACCTCCCTCGAAGCGGAGGAGACGACGCCTGCTCGGTCGCGCGACATCCGCCCGCGTTACGAACAACTCTGCAACCACGTCGGCACGGAACCGTTGACCAGTCGCCGGATGCGCGACCACCTCGCGGACCTCGCCATGCTCGGCGTCATCTCCTCGACAGAGAAGAACGAAGGCATGTCCGGCGGCAAGTATCGTGAACACGCACTCAAGCAGGACCTTCAACTCGTCGTCAGCGCTCTCGAAGAGACTATCGAGTTCGCAGGGGTTCACGAGAGTATCCGTCCCTACTATCAGTCTACCTTCGAGGACGTGGAAGACTAG
- a CDS encoding response regulator produces MLDAPPRVLHVEDNDFFASVTSGILDDEYGIRVHTVESATDALGLLEDEQFDCVVSDYEMPGMNGLELLGTVRDEYSNLPFILLTGGGSEQIASKAISTGVTDYLKKGTGKEQFTVLANRIENAVARRRTEQLSLRQTEVNDLVWDVSQAVLQESSREDIEHTVCSRIGSSEAYALAWVGKVDGETVRPKSHCVSKDAEFEPIALDDGKKPVSVAVETGEVQVGSTPILDVDVAIDDESCREAIVPLASESDPVGVLGICSEARHAFGETERRVLSKFGNSVAYAIESVRTRKELVRREQRLQVFNRILRHNLRNDLNVVLGYADELHDEVPDAKPEADIIRKKASDLIEISEKAREVGKTLDGDDRTKRQIDVTNCVERTCAEFRQTYPDAEIRSNLPDAAPVYADKTLEAAIGEVLENAIEHNDDERPTVELAISADDGDHSTDHGWFELTIADDGPGIPQEERAVLLEGEETALHHGSGLGLWLTNWIVGKFGGELTFEESRNDGSVVRIRLQRAQNV; encoded by the coding sequence ATGTTAGACGCGCCACCACGTGTACTCCACGTCGAGGACAACGACTTCTTCGCCAGCGTTACGTCTGGCATCCTCGACGACGAATACGGCATCCGAGTACACACGGTCGAGAGCGCGACGGACGCACTCGGTCTCCTCGAAGACGAGCAGTTCGACTGCGTCGTCTCCGACTACGAGATGCCAGGGATGAACGGACTGGAACTACTCGGAACCGTCAGGGACGAGTATTCGAATCTCCCCTTCATCCTGTTGACCGGCGGTGGCAGCGAACAGATCGCCAGCAAGGCAATCTCGACTGGCGTGACGGACTACCTCAAGAAAGGAACGGGCAAAGAGCAGTTCACGGTACTCGCGAATCGTATCGAAAACGCCGTGGCACGACGCCGGACCGAACAGTTGTCGCTCCGGCAGACGGAAGTGAACGACTTAGTCTGGGACGTGAGCCAAGCGGTGTTACAGGAGAGTTCGCGTGAGGACATCGAACACACAGTCTGTAGCCGAATCGGGAGCTCGGAGGCGTACGCGCTCGCGTGGGTCGGAAAGGTGGACGGAGAGACAGTACGGCCAAAGTCTCATTGCGTGTCCAAAGACGCCGAATTCGAACCCATCGCACTCGATGACGGAAAAAAACCGGTCAGCGTGGCAGTCGAGACCGGTGAAGTCCAGGTCGGTAGCACGCCTATACTCGACGTAGACGTAGCGATAGACGACGAATCGTGCCGGGAAGCAATCGTGCCGCTCGCCAGCGAGTCCGACCCGGTGGGCGTACTCGGAATCTGTTCAGAAGCCAGACATGCCTTCGGAGAGACGGAGCGGCGCGTCCTCTCGAAGTTCGGGAACAGCGTCGCGTACGCCATCGAATCGGTCCGGACGCGCAAGGAGTTGGTCCGCCGAGAGCAGCGACTGCAGGTGTTCAACCGAATCCTGCGCCACAACCTCCGAAACGACCTCAACGTCGTTTTGGGCTACGCGGACGAGCTCCACGACGAAGTCCCCGACGCGAAGCCAGAAGCCGACATCATCAGGAAGAAGGCCAGCGACCTCATCGAAATCAGCGAGAAGGCTCGCGAAGTCGGGAAGACGCTGGACGGCGACGACCGAACGAAGCGACAAATAGACGTTACGAACTGCGTCGAGCGGACCTGTGCGGAGTTCCGCCAGACGTACCCCGACGCTGAGATTCGGTCGAACCTCCCCGACGCCGCCCCGGTGTACGCGGACAAGACGCTCGAAGCCGCAATCGGCGAAGTCCTCGAAAACGCAATCGAACACAACGACGACGAGCGGCCGACGGTCGAATTAGCTATTTCGGCCGACGACGGTGACCACAGCACCGACCACGGCTGGTTTGAGTTGACAATTGCAGACGACGGGCCGGGGATTCCCCAAGAAGAGCGAGCAGTGTTGTTAGAGGGCGAAGAGACGGCGCTCCACCACGGGAGCGGTCTGGGACTGTGGCTCACGAACTGGATAGTCGGGAAGTTCGGCGGCGAACTCACCTTCGAGGAGTCGAGAAACGACGGCAGTGTCGTGAGGATACGACTCCAACGAGCGCAGAACGTGTAG
- a CDS encoding ThuA domain-containing protein, giving the protein MTRVTVWNEYHVEQEHADAREVYPEGIHTAIADGLDEHGFETQTATLDEPEHGLTEDVLDDTDVLTWWGHDKHDAVADEVVERVHERVLDGMGLLVLHSGHFSKIFKRLMGTSCDLKWREEGELERLWVVEPGHPIAAGLPESFEVPEAEMYGERFDVPAPETLVFNSWFEGGETFRSGCCYRRGSGRLFYFRPGHETYPIYRQSEIRRVLANAVEWAAPVDGPKPNYGNWNS; this is encoded by the coding sequence ATGACGCGCGTCACCGTCTGGAACGAATACCACGTCGAACAGGAGCATGCCGACGCGAGGGAGGTCTATCCCGAGGGTATCCACACAGCAATCGCCGATGGCCTCGACGAGCATGGATTCGAGACGCAAACTGCCACACTGGACGAACCCGAACACGGATTGACTGAAGACGTGCTGGACGACACCGACGTACTGACGTGGTGGGGCCACGACAAACACGACGCAGTCGCCGACGAGGTAGTCGAGCGCGTCCACGAGCGCGTGCTGGACGGGATGGGGTTGCTCGTCCTCCACTCGGGGCACTTCTCGAAGATTTTCAAACGACTGATGGGGACCAGTTGTGACCTCAAGTGGCGGGAGGAGGGCGAGTTAGAGCGTCTCTGGGTAGTCGAACCCGGCCACCCCATCGCCGCTGGGTTGCCAGAGAGCTTCGAGGTTCCCGAAGCAGAGATGTACGGCGAGCGGTTCGACGTCCCTGCTCCGGAGACGCTGGTGTTCAACTCGTGGTTCGAGGGCGGCGAGACGTTCCGAAGCGGTTGCTGCTACCGTCGCGGTTCGGGGCGACTCTTCTACTTCCGGCCCGGCCACGAAACATATCCGATATATCGACAATCAGAGATACGCCGAGTCCTCGCTAACGCCGTCGAATGGGCCGCTCCGGTCGATGGCCCGAAACCGAACTACGGAAACTGGAATTCATAG
- a CDS encoding SDR family NAD(P)-dependent oxidoreductase, with protein sequence MSSSEARRVVVVTGANEGIGYHVMLSLLESGYRVAGLDVNGENLRPLQETNANRARYYECDVTSDDDVESAIDAVRDQWGKIDVLVNNAAIFDFDLFEDQTIADTRREFEVNYFGYVRTIRAVLPHMKARGEGIIHNVSSGVGLVGHPGLSGYASTKGAVEALTRSLRLELQNENVSCTLMHPPATNTRSAAELDYPAFAVSDPEDVGRKLADKIESTGPVVTADWQTKIGLSLVRRIPYLVKKGTERFVDEGERATEQSN encoded by the coding sequence ATGAGCAGTTCCGAGGCGAGACGGGTCGTCGTAGTCACCGGCGCGAACGAGGGCATCGGCTATCACGTGATGCTCTCGCTCCTCGAAAGCGGCTACCGAGTAGCCGGACTCGACGTCAACGGCGAGAATCTCAGGCCGTTACAGGAGACGAACGCCAATCGGGCGCGCTACTACGAGTGCGACGTAACCTCGGACGACGACGTGGAGTCGGCAATCGACGCCGTTCGCGACCAGTGGGGCAAGATAGACGTTCTCGTCAACAACGCCGCGATATTCGACTTCGATCTCTTCGAGGACCAGACCATCGCCGACACGCGCCGCGAGTTCGAAGTGAACTACTTCGGCTACGTCCGGACGATTCGGGCCGTCTTACCGCACATGAAGGCCCGCGGCGAAGGGATAATCCACAACGTGAGTTCCGGCGTCGGACTCGTCGGCCATCCCGGACTCTCCGGGTACGCCTCCACGAAAGGTGCGGTCGAAGCACTCACCCGCTCGCTCCGACTCGAACTGCAGAACGAGAACGTCTCGTGTACGCTGATGCATCCTCCGGCTACGAACACTCGCTCTGCCGCAGAACTCGACTACCCAGCGTTCGCGGTGAGCGACCCCGAAGACGTGGGTCGAAAACTGGCCGACAAAATCGAATCGACCGGTCCCGTCGTCACCGCCGACTGGCAGACGAAGATAGGATTGTCTCTCGTTCGACGGATTCCGTACCTCGTGAAGAAGGGCACTGAGCGGTTCGTCGATGAGGGCGAGCGGGCGACAGAGCAGTCTAATTGA
- a CDS encoding GerW family sporulation protein, protein MSVAQLETIVERLQHSASVRSVYGQPIERGGRTVVPIAEVAYAFGGGYGRGEPTDEKSGNSASAGQGGGGGGYATAKPVGALEITDDETRFVRADGNRKLAVALGALALGVAVGRASRSD, encoded by the coding sequence ATGAGCGTCGCACAACTCGAAACCATCGTCGAACGACTCCAGCACAGCGCCAGCGTCAGGTCCGTGTACGGCCAACCGATAGAGCGCGGCGGCCGAACGGTCGTCCCGATAGCCGAGGTCGCCTACGCCTTCGGTGGCGGATACGGTCGCGGTGAACCTACTGACGAGAAATCTGGGAACAGTGCGAGTGCAGGCCAGGGTGGCGGAGGCGGCGGCTACGCGACGGCGAAACCAGTCGGCGCGCTCGAAATCACCGACGACGAGACGCGGTTCGTCCGAGCGGACGGTAATCGAAAACTCGCTGTCGCGCTCGGTGCTCTCGCGCTCGGGGTGGCAGTCGGACGGGCGAGTCGGAGCGACTGA
- a CDS encoding uracil-DNA glycosylase family protein — protein MKNVTDRTSNPFGMRPPCQYDCDGSGRRAVHGYGDANADLHLVGDHPGIHGGRETGVPFTGSTAGERLQPVLNEVGLLGDADTESEAQRASERPVVANLFLSYLYTCCLPEGRAPTETEYANLERFFDAELRAIAAHVLLPVGERATRHVLREYAAREAMLDEDGGMAALHAEQLPGRGFLVVPIREPTEWEDGDREALTESLTELLESDYYQIADLSRFLTGNEMYEVR, from the coding sequence GTGAAAAACGTCACAGACAGAACGAGCAACCCCTTCGGCATGCGACCGCCTTGCCAGTACGACTGTGACGGGTCGGGTCGGCGAGCGGTCCACGGCTACGGCGACGCCAACGCGGACCTTCACCTCGTCGGCGACCACCCCGGAATCCACGGCGGCCGAGAGACTGGCGTCCCCTTCACGGGAAGCACGGCAGGCGAGCGACTCCAACCCGTGTTGAACGAGGTCGGTCTGCTCGGAGACGCTGATACTGAGAGCGAGGCCCAACGGGCCTCGGAGCGACCAGTAGTCGCGAATCTCTTCCTGAGTTATCTCTACACCTGCTGTCTGCCCGAGGGTCGCGCGCCGACCGAGACCGAGTACGCGAATTTAGAACGCTTCTTCGACGCCGAACTGCGGGCTATCGCGGCTCACGTCCTCCTTCCAGTGGGCGAGCGGGCGACCCGCCACGTGTTGCGAGAGTACGCCGCACGAGAAGCGATGCTGGACGAAGACGGCGGCATGGCGGCCCTGCACGCCGAACAGTTGCCGGGTCGCGGCTTTCTCGTCGTGCCGATTCGAGAGCCGACCGAGTGGGAAGACGGCGATAGGGAGGCACTGACCGAATCGTTGACCGAACTACTCGAGTCAGATTACTACCAGATTGCCGACCTCAGTCGGTTCCTCACCGGGAACGAGATGTACGAAGTTCGATAG
- a CDS encoding DUF5786 family protein → MGFGSYDESEQQDQDNDIDEDSAVNVHENDHQGEISFDSDASQDELLDKLTEIKENSDDE, encoded by the coding sequence ATGGGTTTTGGTAGCTACGACGAGTCCGAGCAACAGGACCAAGACAACGATATCGACGAGGACAGCGCCGTCAACGTCCACGAGAACGACCATCAGGGAGAGATTTCGTTCGACTCGGACGCCTCGCAGGACGAGTTGCTCGACAAACTGACCGAAATCAAAGAGAACTCGGACGACGAGTAG